From the Helicoverpa zea isolate HzStark_Cry1AcR chromosome 28, ilHelZeax1.1, whole genome shotgun sequence genome, one window contains:
- the LOC124643784 gene encoding odorant receptor 85c-like: MDEELEFKPFHETYRVITFSLCIAMIYPNPRTEKWRLFSIPILIATVAPVAIMIFLDMYKCWTNGDIVNIIRHSTVVGPFLGGFFKMILMYHKRVQAKQILDEFDRDHYMFNTVAETYKDIARASIRNCQIYSERLWACLVTTCVMTFPVMAIVLNIYNFMFKSEPTKYMIHDLEKPFSKEPEERFESPYFELLFVYMFYAAILYVVNFTGYDGFFGLCVNHACLKMELYCKALEEAMMADKEEVYGRVIAVIREQCRMFRYVDLIQDTFNIWLGIIFIATMIQICTCLYHITEGYGFDIRYMIFVYGAVVHIYLPCRYAAKLKAMSMETSNRFYCSGWERVDDERVRKMIVFMIARAQVPNEITAFNMMAFDMELFLSILQTSYSMFTLLRS, translated from the exons ATGGACGAAGAACTAGAATTCAAGCCATTTCATGAGACATACAGAGTGATAACATTTTCTCTCTGTATCGCTATGATATATCCGAATCCTAGGACTGAGAAGTGGAGACTTTTCAGTATAC cAATACTCATAGCAACGGTGGCGCCAGTAGCGATCATGATCTTCCTAGATATGTACAAGTGCTGGACCAATGGCGATATTGTTAACATTATCAGACATAGCACTGTTGTCGGACCTTTCTTGGGCGGATTCTTTAAG ATGATTCTAATGTACCACAAACGCGTCCAAGCAAAGCAAATCCTAGACGAATTCGATAGAGACCACTACATGTTTAACACAGTCGCTGAAACTTACAAAGATATAGCGCGCGCTTCTATCAGGAACTGTCAAATATACAG CGAGAGACTCTGGGCATGCCTCGTGACGACGTGTGTCATGACGTTTCCAGTAATGGCTATAGTGTTGAATATTTATAACTTCATGTTTAAGTCTGAGCCTACTAAGTATATGATACATGATTTGGAAAAGCCGTTCTCTAAGGAGCCGGAGGAGAGATTTGAGTCGCCTTATTTTGag CTACTATTCGTCTACATGTTCTACGCAGCTATACTATACGTAGTAAACTTCACGGGTTACGACGGCTTCTTCGGTCTATGCGTGAACCACGCGTGCCTGAAGATGGAGTTATACTGCAAGGCTTTGGAAGAAGCCATGATGGCTGATAAAGAGGAGGTCTATGGCAGGGTCATAGCTGTGATTAGAGAACAGTGTCGGATGTTCAG ATATGTAGATTTGATTCAGGATACTTTCAACATATGGCTGGGAATTATATTTATAGCGACAATGATACAAATATGCACGTGTTTGTATCATATCACTGag GGATATGGTTTTGATATCCGTTACATGATATTCGTGTATGGAGCCGTGGTACACATTTACTTGCCTTGCCGTTACGCGGCTAAGTTAAAAGCTATG TCAATGGAAACCTCAAACCGTTTCTACTGCTCCGGCTGGGAGCGGGTGGATGACGAGCGAGTGAGGAAGATGATAGTGTTCATGATAGCGCGCGCTCAAGTGCCCAACGAGATCACCGCCTTCAACATGATGGCGTTTGATATGGAGCTGTTCTTATCA ATACTACAAACATCATACTCAATGTTTACCCTGCTGAGATCGTAA